The Geminocystis sp. NIES-3708 genomic sequence GATTTGATGTTCCAAATGCTATTACTCTTCTTGACGCAGATATTGCCAGTTCAAATATTATTGATGCTTATACAGTCTCTAGCTTAAGTGCCACAGATATTGGTGCTGTATTAACTACCGGAATATTTACAGCTAACACAGCGGCGGTATTCATTTTTGGTCTGAATATTTATTTGGCTATCAACGATGGAACGGCTGGTTTTTCAGCGACTAATGATGCTATTATCAACATTTCTGGTATAGATGATTACAATACTTTAACTAACAGTTACTTTATCTAAATCTTTATTTTGATAGGTAAAAGGAAATTTACCAGATTTACATTTTAGGATTAAATCTTTGATATTTTTCTCCCCACCTTTTGAGATAAAAATAACCCTTTCTTTATCATCTTTTTTCTGAGAGAGAAATAAAGGAGGGGTTTCTAATTATTCGGGTAGGCGTTGGCCACAGATTCTTGAAGATAAAATCAAAAGAATTAAAAACTATATATTTAGGAGTTGGTTTAAAAACTATTTTGGTGAGGCTAGGCAACTTCGAATAAGGCAACAGTTGAAATAGTTTTTTTCATTATGATTTACCAAAATGATTTAGCAAAACCTAGTTTATAATCGCATACTACTTATCTAGCTTTTAACTCAAAAAAGGGTTTCACCCCCCAGAAATCAGCTTTTTTTTTGTTGTGTAGTGTTTTTTTCCTTTGATTTTTATAGCTTTCTGATTTCCAACAGCAACCCCTATTTATTACATTTTAACTGATTGTAAGTCTTCCCAAGAAATTTGTTGTTCTTCCCCTGAAAATTCATTATCTGGGGTAATAAACAACATACAATGACATTCTTTTCTTTCTCTCATCGGTACGCAAGGACAATTCCAAAAAGTATTTTTTACTTCCGCTTCTTTATCTTCGTAGTGCCGACAGGGACAAAGGGGTGAGCCTAATTCTTCTTTGTGACGAGCTAAACCTTGAATCACTACTGCTGTAACGGATGGATCTACGCAAAAGTAAGTATCTGTACGTTTAGCGTATTGTTCCGCAAAGTTTTTCATGGCTTCTAGGGTTTTATTGTTACTGACTTCAGTCATAATTATTTTTTTCTATTGTGCTACGGTATCAGTTCTCATTTTACCTGATTAGGAGTATTTGACAGAGAATATTGACATTATCATATTCTATCCTGATTAAAAAGACCTTTAATTTTTTCTATCCATTGCCAAATATCTTCATAGGAAATTTTGAGTAAAGAAAAGATACCTACTAATATTAAAACTGTACCAAATAAGAAGTTATTATCATATAAGTATAAGCCAACAATAACAATAAAATAGGGAGATAAAATACCACTAATTTTTTCTACTAATTTTACCGTAGTTTGTTGATTTGTATCTAATTTTTCCGTTATGGATTCAGGAATATCATTAATCATTAAATCTTCAATTTTAGGATTATTGATTGATTTTTCAGGATTATTTTTACTAAACATAACTATAGAACTCCTATTTTATTTTTGATCTTTAAAATATTTTATCGTTTTATTTCCTTATTCCCCGTTTTTAATTCCGTAATATAGGCTTTTTCTTGTTATATTTTAAGGGGTGAAATTAGTTGATAGGCTTGATTAACTCCTTGCCATAATAATTCAGGATAGTCTTCTAATTGATTATTAGGAGAAATTATTTCTAATTGATGGAGAATATTGCCTATTAATTTTCGCCCCTTACTACCATAAGCAACTCCAGAAATTGGCGAAGGTATTAAGTTTAAAGATTTTATTTTTTCCACCGTATATTCATTTGTACCTCCAGCTAATTGTATATAGCCTTCAAGATTTGTTTGAGCTATTTTTTGAGCATATTTGATAGTTAAATGAGTTGTTCCAGAACCTATGTCACCACTCATAGGACGACCATCTGTTTGCCAAATTAAAGGAATTTTCACAGGTTTTATATAATCATAAATTTGTGTTAAATATTGGATAATATTTTCAGTATAAGGACAACTAATAGCAATTAATTTTAGTTTTAAAAGGTGAGGTTTTATCATTTCCCAAACTTTTTTAAATTCTAAAAAATGTCCGTTTTGAGTATGAATTTCTATAGCATTTATCGGTAAAATGTCTAACCATTGTAAAACTTCTTTGATACTAATAATTTGTGATTCTGTATCGATAATATTTATCGGGCAAATTGGTAAACATCTTCCGCAACCATAGCATAATTCTTCAATTATTCCTTGATGATGATTATTGAATTTTATCGCCTCTGCTGGACAAATTTTTTCACAGGGGCGATGGCAATTTGTCGGGCAAAGTTTAGGATTAAAGTAGGCTTTACGAAAATGTGGATCTTCTCCATCATTAATACTTATCATTAAAAAAGGGACTTCATGGGGATTGTAACCAAAGTTAATAGCTTCTTGTCGATAATTTTGAGCAATGGTGATGCCTTCCAAAGCACTATGAATTACGGCTTTATCGGCGGCAACATCAAGACAGTCAGCTCCTGCTAAACTGTAAACTAAGGCAAGATTACGAATAGAGGGTAAATGTTGATAACTTGCACCACATATCAACTTAAACCAGCTACCTTTTTGTAAAGATTCCAAGGGAGAAAAATTAACCATCAAAAATAATTAACCAAAAAAATCATGAAAGCGTGATAAAGGAGAAGAATGACGAAACTATTAAAATTAATAATTAATTTATTTTACTTCCCAAGACAAATAAACTAAAAAGTGTGCCACTATTCCATAAACTATGTAAAGTTATGGATGCTAATAAACTACGTGATCGAGTATAAACTATTCCTAAAATAATCCCTAAAGTCGCTAAAGGTATGATTTCCGCTAAACTTAAATGGGCTACTGCAAAAATAATGCCACTCACGACAATCGCCCCCCAAACTGGTAGATAACGAGTGAGAGAAGGTAGTAAAAAGCCCCGAAACATAATTTCTTCAAAAATGGGGGCAGCAATAGAAGCAGTAAGAAAAAAGATAGCTAAAGCAAATTTATCTTGAGATTCTAAGGCTAATAATAAGAGTGGATTACTGCCTCCTCTTCCTTGCCATAATTGTTGATTGAGAATTGAGACTAAAAATACCGAAGGAATAGCCACTAAATAGCCTCCAATACCCCATAAATACCATTTTTTATTAGTTAAATTAAACCAACCTTCGGGTAAAGGAAAAAATGATTTTAAGGATAGGTATAAAACTAATAATCCTCCCCCCGCCATGAAAAAATAACTGACTAAAACATACAATGCTTTGCCTTTGATACTGAAACTACTTGGATTAAATCCACTCAAACCAAATAATAAGGGTAATAAAACTTGACTGAGGAAGAAAAAACCAACGATGAATACTTGCCAAATAATTTCCCAATCCCAAGGAGATTGCCATACTCGATTATAGTTAGTCGCTAAAATTGAGGTTTCTTTTTTAATCACTAACTGAATGATTAAGAAAATGATTAAACCAAAACCAACTAAACCACCAAAAACAGGGATAATACTTAAACTAAATAATCGATAAATAGATTTTTCTGCTATTATTTTTTGTTGTGACTTAATTTCTGATAATTTATCTAGATCATTTTGATTTTTATATAATTGAGCCAAAGTATTTAATTTAAACCAACCGTCTAATTTTTCAGAGACAATTTCTTCCAATTTATTATTAATTCCTCCTAATTTTTTATCCCAAATATTAATTAATACTTCTTTCAATTCTTCATCTGAAATATTTGACCAATAATTATTAGCTATTTTTAAGTTATTTTCTTTTGCACAGATAATTCCTAACTTAAGATTAAGATTATTAACTAAATTTTGATTTTGCTCAATATTTTGTTTTAATTGTTGTCGAGGGCTTTCTGAAGCAATTGCTTTTTCACTATTAGAAAGAGAGTTATTTTTTTCTTGTAAATTATGTAAAGAATCTTTTGTTGCTATTAAAGCTTTTTCGTATTGATTTTGTGCCACACCATAGGGATCATTGCCAATTAAACCTTGAGCTATATTACTTACATTATCATCGTTTGAGATTGAAGGATTAGAAGATTGATTTAATGATGAGGCGTTAAGAATTAAATTAGTTTGATATAATTCTAATTGAGCTTGGACTTGAGGTTCACCCAAACTTTGACTCAAAGCAAAAAAAACACTGTACATGGATATTACAGTAAGAATAGCTAACAGTGATCGCTTCCAGTTCATAAAATTTTTTACCCTAACAAAACATTATTCTTACTAATAACAGCATAGGGACTCGAAGATCAAGCCCCTAAACGTTAATAGTTGATTGTTGATGGTTAATGTTGATAGTTAAACTTAATTATAGCAAGATCTTTTTTTGTTGTCAAATTTAGTTTTTAAAATAATTATTTTGAGTTGCTAATCCTAACGAATATTTAATAAATTACTTAGGTTTTTATCATTTTCTAAAGATAAAATAAAACTATTAATGATGAATAAAATAAAAAAAATATGACAAGAGAATATGATTTGGTTATTATTGGAGGTGGTTCTGGTGGATTAGTAATTGCCAGTGCAGCCGCACAGTTAAAAGCAAAAGTCGCCTTAGTTGAAAAACATCGTTTAGGAGGAGATTGTCTTTGGTATGGTTGCATACCAAGTAAGTCATTAATTCATGCCAGTAGAGTTGCTTATCAAGTTAAAAATAGTCATAATTTCGGGATTTATAACGACAATTTAGAAATTAAATTCGCTGAAGCTATAAATCATGTACAAAAAGTAATTAGTACTATAGAACCTAATGATTCTCCCGAAAGATTTAGAGGCTTAGGAGTAGATGTAATTTTCGGCAATGGGAAGTTTATTGACGAAAATACTTTTGAGGTAAGTGGAAAACAATTAAAACCCCGAAATTTTGTCATTTCTACTGGCTCAAGCCCTGAGATACCTGAAATTGAAGGTTTATCGGCAGCAGGATTTATCACTAATGAGCAGGTTTTTTCTTTAACGCATTTACCTGA encodes the following:
- a CDS encoding ferredoxin-thioredoxin reductase catalytic domain-containing protein, producing MTEVSNNKTLEAMKNFAEQYAKRTDTYFCVDPSVTAVVIQGLARHKEELGSPLCPCRHYEDKEAEVKNTFWNCPCVPMRERKECHCMLFITPDNEFSGEEQQISWEDLQSVKM
- the ldpA gene encoding circadian clock protein LdpA, translated to MVNFSPLESLQKGSWFKLICGASYQHLPSIRNLALVYSLAGADCLDVAADKAVIHSALEGITIAQNYRQEAINFGYNPHEVPFLMISINDGEDPHFRKAYFNPKLCPTNCHRPCEKICPAEAIKFNNHHQGIIEELCYGCGRCLPICPINIIDTESQIISIKEVLQWLDILPINAIEIHTQNGHFLEFKKVWEMIKPHLLKLKLIAISCPYTENIIQYLTQIYDYIKPVKIPLIWQTDGRPMSGDIGSGTTHLTIKYAQKIAQTNLEGYIQLAGGTNEYTVEKIKSLNLIPSPISGVAYGSKGRKLIGNILHQLEIISPNNQLEDYPELLWQGVNQAYQLISPLKI
- a CDS encoding type II CAAX endopeptidase family protein; amino-acid sequence: MNWKRSLLAILTVISMYSVFFALSQSLGEPQVQAQLELYQTNLILNASSLNQSSNPSISNDDNVSNIAQGLIGNDPYGVAQNQYEKALIATKDSLHNLQEKNNSLSNSEKAIASESPRQQLKQNIEQNQNLVNNLNLKLGIICAKENNLKIANNYWSNISDEELKEVLINIWDKKLGGINNKLEEIVSEKLDGWFKLNTLAQLYKNQNDLDKLSEIKSQQKIIAEKSIYRLFSLSIIPVFGGLVGFGLIIFLIIQLVIKKETSILATNYNRVWQSPWDWEIIWQVFIVGFFFLSQVLLPLLFGLSGFNPSSFSIKGKALYVLVSYFFMAGGGLLVLYLSLKSFFPLPEGWFNLTNKKWYLWGIGGYLVAIPSVFLVSILNQQLWQGRGGSNPLLLLALESQDKFALAIFFLTASIAAPIFEEIMFRGFLLPSLTRYLPVWGAIVVSGIIFAVAHLSLAEIIPLATLGIILGIVYTRSRSLLASITLHSLWNSGTLFSLFVLGSKIN